A region of the Lycium barbarum isolate Lr01 chromosome 1, ASM1917538v2, whole genome shotgun sequence genome:
ATAAGAAGCCTCTTATTTTTGGACCCGATGTTTCTTGCCTTTTTCTTCTCTGACATTTTCACAGAATCATCGCTTGTCCTACCTCCattcttttcatgtttcgatgACAAAAAAGAATTCGCAATTACGAGAAAGAGAAAATTCAAATGCTGCAAGCATGTGAGTAAACTTGCTTAGCAAAAAGACCTAGAAGGCTAAACACTCACCGGAAAGTTTTCAGTCATGCCAGAAAATGAAGTTTCTGCAGAGCCATTGCCATTGGGAAGGAGAGGCGTTTGAGAATCCTGTTATTTGCATATGAAAAGAGGGAAATAAAATCACTGTAATAACAAGGCAAAAAAAGAAAGCTGACTGTAGCAAACAATGTTTCTGTAGATAACCTGCATGTCAACATTGTTTGTTGCCTTCCGAAACCCCATAACAAGCTTTCCTCCCGGATCTATTCGACTAAATATCACTACAACAATAAACCATAATCACTAGTTCTATCTGAAAATCACATGACTATCAAATACAGAGTCAATGGATGACCGAAATAAAGGAAAGACCGCATCTACAGTCAAATAACTCGCCATTTTTCCAGAGATGGAAAAAGATTTCTCTGATATATCTATCCAATATAGAGACCTCTTATCCATcattgccctttttttgggggggtAGTAAATGGAACCTTGACACATCCAATAATAATGAAGAAAGGAtgaaatatcttttttttttctataagaAGTAAGCATGAATACTTACCAGTATCACCAGCTTGCAATTGCATATTCTGTATACAAGGGGTAACACCCTCCAAAACATACATCCGGCTGTTGTTATTGGGCCAAAATCTGAATTGAAATGTCCACTCTTTACCCTTTATATCCTGAATCCTTATAGGTAGACCCTCTGATTGGTTAATTGGAGGAAAGTATGCCTGCATAAGAATTGGTATTGATGAAGCAGAAAAGGTGCATTGCGAGCTAAGCATTCGAGACAGGCAAAATATCATATTGTATCTTCACAATTACAAAAGAATCTGAAGAATTAACTCTTACTTCAGCACATGCTTTGGGCAGAACCAGACGGCCTATTCGTCCAGCATCACTGGCACTTAGGACCTTCTCAAACAGTGGTACGATAGTGGACTTTAAGCTGAAATTGCAGTTAAAGTAAACATAACTGGTATCAAAACTTGGGAAGGGAAAGTAAAAGACGCCATATGTAGAGCCTGTTGATCCCATTTTGATAAATAGGGGTGATTAGGAGTGGTAAACGGGTCAGGTCAGATATGGGCGGGTCGAAAACGGGTAAAAAATGGGTTAACTGACAGGAATAATCAGGTGAGAACACAAGCCAAAAGTCAAAATAAGCTTAGGCTCCTAGAAAGCAAGAACTCAAGAAAATTAACAATCAGACAAATGGGTattgataatatggatatccatattaggGGATAATATAGATAATATCCATATAGTTATCCAACCCATGTCTAATTGATCGGATTAGATGGGTTACTTGTTTTTTTAACCATTTTGCCAGCCCTAGGGGTGATATACAACTCAAGGATAACTAATAGTAATCAAAAATAGTAGAATGTTAAGGATACTCTCCAGATAATTTCTGCAACTCCTGGTCTGTAATCCTAGGCCAGTATCGAGGCAATAACTGATTGCGGCCCCCACGGCCTTCAGCAGGCGGCCTCGCAATCCGTGCCTGTGAAGCCATTCCTTTGTTTGATTCAGAACCTGAATTGGGGCTAGCTTTGGGGGGCTTAGGCAATATATGACGTGCCCTCTGCCCCTGTTGAAAGGGAGAATTTTTGCTTTGTTCCCTCCCCTCAACATCTCCACCAGGAAAAGGCTGCTGTCCTGAACTCGAAGTACCCATTGGAGTACTCAAAGAGAAATTTAGAGATGGCTGATTGATTGGTTCATACATATCTTTAACTCCTTGGCTTGGTCTCTCATTATCGGGTTTGCCAAATAGAGAAGCTCCAATGGGCTGCTGATTCAGATTTGAAAAGCATGTATTGACATTACCAATGGGAAGCATTGTCTCTGGTTTAGTGTCATTCTTTTGAGTTTGAAAGAGTTGACCAGGCTCACTGTTCTCCACTGGCTTGCTCAACCGCATAGTCCTTCTTCTGTCGAAATCATTCtcatccattttattctcaacaCCAAGTGGATGTGCGCTCCTAGATCCCAAGGAGCCATTTGGATGATCATCACCAGGTATCTGCAAAAGCATTTATAAGATGATTAGACTCAAATTACGTCAACTTACCATCAGCTAAATTTGTTAAAGAGACAAGAGCATGTATGTGCACATACACATTCAGAAACACGTAAAAAGAACTCCAATTAGATAAGTGAAGTAAAAGAAAGAGACAGAAAAGAGAAGCTATTCATTTGTCAATATTTTGAACTCTAATTAGATAATAagtgaaacaaaagaaaaaggacaGAAGAGAGAAGCTTTTGTCAATATCTTGAATTTGTTTCTTTCTCTCCTTGATTGGGTTTTGGCTTTCTGGTGGTGGTGGTTTTCTATGTTGCATAGACACAAGATTTATAATTATAATAACGCCAGAAACCAAAATAAATAGCATGCTTGCTCTAAGTGAAAAAACTGCATCAATTTGACCTAACTCTTCTCCCATATTTGAGACAAATACTTTTGACCCTGCATTTTTAGAACTTCccaaatatataaaatatttcTTAGGACATGACCAATAAAGATAAGACTATGCATTCAAATTTACCAAGTAAGCTTGCCAGAAAGAACAAGTATCAAGTATGACAAGTGAATATCTGAATATCAAATGTTAAAGCACgcaaaagaaatataaaaaagaaaaagaaaaaaaaaggaatgatGTCGTGTCTGTGTTGCATGGACACGATACAAACAAAAGACTAGCTAATTCTAAGAAATTTAGAAACCATGACACATAGCACGCTTGCTCTAAGTGCAAAAGCTGCCTTAATTTtttataaagattttttttttttttttgataaagaaAGCTGCCTTAATTTGCAGAATTACTATGTGAAGTTTTCAAATCGACATGGACAAATTTGACAAGTTAATATGTGCATATGAATACTAAACGTCAATAACTTGCAAaagaatttataaaaaaaaaaaaaaaatgatttattgATTGATTGGAGAAACAGAAATAAATAAAGTACGTATATACGTCTTATATACAATTATACAAATATCTTGACCCTCGTACCTTTTCTATTTGCAATTTTCTTGACCATTTCCAACAACGAAATCTTTTTTCATCTTTCAAAATTTTAAAGTGTAGACAAACAATTCTAGATTTTCTTTACCATTTCTTTAATGTGATGAACCTTAGAACCTAAGTTGTGCGGACTCTTCACTTTGGATGTCGCAAACGGGTCGGattcaaaaatacactacttttgcagaatccgacacgcacccgttgacatttttgaagagtccgagcaacaaaGCTTAAAACCAAGTAACCAACAACAATCACCAATTTAATTTTTTGATCCATTCCAAAAAGTTTGACGTCTTCCCATGAATGAAAATTATTCTTGCTCTAGTAATTTAAATAATCACCAATTTAATTTTTTGATCCATTCCAAAAAGTTTGACGTCTTCCCATGAATGAAAATTATTCTTGCTCTAGTAATTTAAATTAGTAATTCCTATATCCCAATTTTTATTACATCCCCTCCATTTTGGCGCATCCAAGAATATTTCACACCATTGTACTAATAAATATTCTTTTATACAACATTCACAAGTTCTTAGAATTCAAATCTATTCACcgaccaaattttttttttttttgataagtaaaGATTTCCGATCAAATTTATTAGATGTGAAATTTCTCTCTTACTCTAGTTCTTTCAACTATTAGGTCAAGTTGTTTAAACATTACTACTTTTAAAAATATACAAGTCAAATGATATCTTAAACTGCATATCCAACCAAATGGTGTCACCTAAATTGAAAGGAAGGAGTAAAACTAACTCTAATAATTATTATTTCATATCTTAGTAACCACTACTCAAAGTTTACATTCCAAATTATTATTATAAACGCTTCTTTATTAACCATGCTATAATAATCTTAAGCATTTTATCTCAATATCTACACAAGTCAAATATCTACTATATTGTTTGACAAAGTACTTCATTTTACTCACAATGAAAGTTATTGTTTTAACATACTCTAATAACTCTCATGTAGCTTTTCTTTGTTATAATTCCTAAACTAGTCAAATgcgataaataaaataaatagagcAAAACATGTGAATGAGGCATAACCCTTTTGCAAAGCTCAAGGACTTCAAGCTCTTTTAGGTTCATCTCCCAAAAAGTGACGCTATGGGTATATTTTGTGTTCACACATCCTCATATTGAGTTATTGCAGTAAAAGGTGTTGGAGAAAACTTCACCGTTTCTCCTTTTTCATAAGTGTGTTGattttattcaaaaaataaatttCACTAAGATGTTTATAATACTAAATTTTTAGAGCATAGAGAAGTTGTAAAATcgcttgataaaaaaaaatgttgtaaaatcgcttgataaaaaaaaatgttgtaaaatcgcttgataaaaaaaaatgttgtaaAATCTTCTAAGCCATCTACATTTTCTATTTTAAGCGAAAACTATGAAGTCTGGAAGCATTTAGCTTTCTAAAGAAGACTATTTCCATAAAGTCCATCCTACATATAATACCCCTGCCCTGCAATTAAACAATCAATGTCAGAATTTTTAAGACAAATAGGATTCTACTCCTAGTCTAAAGTTAAAACTTTTAtgcttttgattttttattttttttggagaaCGGTAACTGTATATGCTCAGCATAAAAGGCTATGCTGGTAGCCAAATTTACAAAAAAAGATCCAGTGGGTTAATCTGTCCTTTTCTACTTACAAGGATTCTTTTGCTTTTCTATTGGAACACAAGGCCATTGAAAATGATTCTGAAGCCATGTTGGACTTCATCAACTCATAATACAACCTGTGAATCTATCTACTTTTAGGTTGATACTCTTGGATGTAACCCCGGCAGTTCCTTGATGCTGGTTTAGTTTTTTCACTCAATAATATTACCTTACTTTTCAAAAAAGAGAGAAACGTGCTCCGTATCTCATGTGCCACTTCAACAATGCAATGACAAATGCCTTCCTCCTTTTTCACGTAAAAGCAAAGTTGCATAAAGCAGTGCCAGGATAACTTGATAGGGCTCCGACATTATGTTCATATTTCTCTAAAATGAAGTAGATATATACCTACCAACAACGTTAACGTAAAATAATCCGATGACACACTAAACCCCACTAATAAAGAATATACAAACCTACATGTCAAAGCATGAAACTCCCATGATGCATTTAATGTCTCAGACAAGCCCCAAACTAGCTGTATACGTCATAGACATGTGCCTAAACAAAGTTTCCGcaccaaaaacaaaaataaatgaaagaaaaaaaagaataaggATACCTGTATTGGTCTGATGGAATGACCATCCAAATGGCTTGCACAGTTTTTACATGCAACACCTCCATAATCCAAGTACTCATACAAATATTTTGAGGCAATGCACCCACAGTGTATACGCTGCACACCAAATGAAGATAGAATCAAAAACACTAGTTGACCATGCAATAATCTAGTACATGATTCAGTGACCTACCTTTCTACACGTTCTGCATTCCCTCCAACCAGATTCATCCAGGTGGAAAGTTTCACAGAAAACTAAATTCTCAAAAGCAGATCTGCAGACAAAATTGAGGCGACATCACAAAAACTTTGGTTTACTGATTGCATAATTAACTAACAAATAGCTAGGCTGGAACACCAAAAAAGTTACAAGTCAACTATATGTCAAGACTCAAGACTGATGAAAATGCTCTTACTTTGTGATGCTTGTATAAAGAAGAGTGAATGAAAGaaattaacaataaaaaaaatacagAGTTCAAAGCAACAACAATGTCATACTAGGTAAATCTAAGAAGTTGAATTCCCAACTATAAGAACGTATACATTTTTGTATTTGATAAGGTAACGTAACAATTATAAGAACTTCCACTTCTGATACATTAACAACGAAACAGTTGATAAATATGCTGACATACTATTTGTCATGGAAAGACCAACAAGAACAACAAAGCAAGTACTATTGCCTCAAACTCAAAGTTATTTGTGCAAGTTATTATCTTGGAACCTAATGCATTCAACTATAGAAGGGATAGATAACATGTAAATATAACAGCCCAAAACTAAAAAGAGCTCATCTTTATTAACAGTGACCACTAAATCATCATGCAAAACTCCGTTTTCTTTAGTTAAAAGCTTGAAAATGAGAAACTGAAAACAAAAGGGCACCATAGGGTCCTTTGAATTCTCACCTTCCTTCTCCTTCCTAAAAAAAGGCTTCATTTTTACAAATAAACATCGAAAATAAAACTATTACGCGTAATATGTAATCACAGAACTAAGAAAAGGTAGAGAACACTCACTCTTGAAGCACAAATTGCAGAgtaacaaaaattaaaaaatgtcaATAAATTTGGTACTATTTGACTAAAAATCCTAAATTTAGGAACAATTCCATAATGCAACAAACAAGAATTTTTGCCCCCTCTATTTCAGGGATCCAAAAACCCCATATCCCCAAACTACCCTTTACATCAGAAAATCAAGtcaaatacatagaaataattaCAATTAGGACAATAGAAATTAATTACCCGCAATTGTAGCAAAGCTTAGCAAATCCACCTGATTTGAAACCCCAACCTTTTTTCCATTCAGACGACGTCGTTGCAGCACGACAAAGTTCATTCATGCAAATCATTGACCCCATTTTGAATCCCTCAAAAATCAAACCTTTAACAACAAATCTTAACAATCAACAAAAACCCTAAAAAAAACAATCAAGAAACCATTAACCCCAGATCAAAATAAACCCCAAAAAtcacaacaaaaaaataaaaatacacaacttACCTTACTCAATATCAAATGTGGGGTTTACCCAAAATGAAACATAAACCTTAGCATGAACACTATATTGTAAAATCTTGAACTAAATCTTTAGTATAAAAAGTGGGTCAAACACTGTAAAATTAACGGTGATGGTCGGTGGTTGGTCGGTTATAAGATAAATAGAACATATAAAGATACAATTACAAAGTACAGATTTACATATAtattatagagagagagagagaggaaagtattatagagattttagagagagaaagttgaATATAGTGCATGCAGAGAAGAAAGCAAAAATGGATGCACAAAATGCATGCACGACACTTGAAGACACGGTAAGGTCATCGTCTATACTTAACTTAATTTCCTTTTTTCATTACATTTAATCCACAAATTAAttcttgtttttatttatttatttatttttttgtctaTTTTTTCGGACAGTGATACGATGAACCTATGCTTTCGTGGATTCCCATGTCTACTTCGGTATTTATGACGTCAAAAAGTATTTCAAATGTGTAGAGTCAATGGTAAGTGAAGTTTTACTGTACAACACATTGACTAAAAGTTATCGTAGTCGGGTAAATTTCAACACGACTGAATCTaggcaaaaaggaaaagaaataatATAGGCTATAGATTATGGTGATGATTTCATATTCATACTTACAATTTGAACACAAAGAAATTGACTTTACAAAGATTTCATGCGTTATTCCTCACAAATGTCATTGTGTTGGTGTTTACTTTGAAAAATGATCCTATAAATAAGCGAGACTTGGTACTATAATCTATTACGAATGTTACTTAAGTAATAATGACCCTTTTAATAGGAGAACAGAAAAAATTAGCCAAAAAGTCTATAAATAAAATACATTATATCTCTGTAGGATTTTTTTCAATTCAAAATGCAAGTGGACATAAGAGATCACCTTTTTTTATATTTATAGATAATGGCGTAGCATATCAGTTTTTTACTACTccaattttatttcatatatgagCATAAAGTTTAATATAGAAAAAAATActcttttcatttcattttatatgaAGTCGTTTCACTAAGCACTAATTttatgaagaaatttaattaagaaaaacttttgaaatttgtatTCTTAAATATGTGAAGTCATTTTGATGGCTATAAAATTATGCATATAAGTAAAGGTAAaataaagtttaaaattaaattatttttcaaatataaaaagtaTACATCATTCACTTTTGAACGAATTTAACGGAAAATAATGTCACATAAAAATTGAATAGGTGGTGTATATTGACACAACAATTTTTGCTTAAATATTTTTTGTCCCATCTGTACTAAGGCACAGACTTTAATCACGCCACATGCATTTGGGTCAAAATGAAGCTGATTACAAATGACCTCGGTAATTACGAAGTCATTCCAAAAACATTAGGCAAAGACAAGGAGTCTAGTTGACTACAAATGATGAGCATGTTGAGTATCACCATACATGCACCCCGGTAATAATCcgataataaaaataaaacaaattaatTAACGTAATTTGGGTGGTTAGTATTATTGCTAAAATTATCGTTAGGGGTATGATTTTGTTTTTGAATTTGTCATAGCCCATGGGACATAACATATAGTAGTATAATAAGTTTGTTTTAGGCTTAATGCATGTGCGGCCCCTAAACTTgccctttattttattttgacacctcaactaagtgttgttcctattgaatccctgaacttggcctcaagtgtgtctatcagaCAAAATTCAACTTACATAATatatatggtgagtttcatttatttttttaagtCTTGCGTATGAATGTCAATTACATCCTATGTGgaaaattcaaccaattaaaaTACACCATCCATTTTAAttaggcaaaagtcatagatagccccctaaactttgccacattttcctctagggtacctaaaccgagggttgtacctattgggtACCTAAACCAGTCCGAATTTGTACCATTTAGACACCTTTTTTACAATCAGCAAAAAATATAAAATGTGTGTATTACACTCGCGATGACGTGGCAAAATGACCAATTAAATGATGACATGTGGCAGATTAGtccaaaaaattattaaaaaaggaattgagttttaaaaaaaaacaaaaaaaacttaaACCATAATCCTAAGCTAACCAGCCGCCACCCACCCAAACCCTTCCCCTGCTATCCCATCGAACCCACCCCACCAAACCCCTCCCTCTCCCTTTACCATCAGAATCCCTAGCCATAGCAATCCCACCGTAGGAACCAACCACTTTACCTTCCTCATTCCATTTCTCAATTGTAACCTTCCTCTCCATTCCATTTTTTATTGGTACGAGGAAGAAGACTGAGATTTTTGCCGGAAAAAATTAAAGAGTTCCTACCAATTCGCCGGAAAAGATGGAGTCACGCCATAATTTTTTTGATTCCCATATCTGATTTTCTTTTATGTTGAGGATTGAACCTCGCCGGAAAAAATGAAATTTCATCGGGAAAAATTATAGTACCCAAATCTAATGTTTCTTTTACTTGGAGAGAAAACAAGGGAAATGGATTGAGTTTAGAAGTATAATTGGAGAGAGAAGAGGAAAATAATGGAGGGAGAGAGGTCTCCCTCATGGCTTTGAAAATTATCAAAGAGGCAGTGATGatgattttttttctattttctggGCAAACTAATTCGGGCATGGAGATTACCTGACCCGTATCCTGGCATGCCGACCCGGTATGGCCTGTGATTGAGAAGTTTCTCTCACAAATTATTTTTATAGAAAGAATCAAAAGaaacaagaaacaaaaaaaaaattgaagaagagaAGCAGTGGTGGAGAAGACGAAGAGGGGTGAGGGGAGGTCACTGACGGGCTGGCTGTTGTCCAGTTcttaggtcttttttttttttaatttaagttatattttaaaagAGGTAagctttcaaccaaaaaaaaaatagtattgaaGAGTACTTCACGCGTCCGAGGAGAGTGCATTTCACTTTttttgccacatcagcaaaaagtatttatgtggtacaaattcggactggtttaggtacccaataggtacaaccctCGGTTTAGGTACCCCAGAGGAAAATATGgcaaagtttagggggctatctatgacttttgccttttAATTATACACCTGATGTGTGTATCTGAAGCCTATTCATGTGAGCACTTTCAATTTTCTTATGTGATCTGAAGCTCTAATATATCAAGTGAAGATTCTAGCATCCGATCTGTGAATCTTCTTGTGATGGAGAAATGATAGCAGGCTAAATAATCTTGCAGATctaatttgttacacctcggaaaatcttccgttggtacgcaagtgaatgacctggtgatgagtacgagtgtatgatgtttccatgagtaagaaacgacatttgatgacccttaagtaagatttcaaaggaaattgcaataagagataggttatgctccacaatgactaattataggttttggaaatgtgaaagttgcaagtttgcattctggccagttggtcgtaaaatgaaatacggaccgtaaagtggtatacggtccgtaaactgccatgtcatattttggcttccaaaacttcaactttctgccaaatgatcaaatggttaaatacgacctgaaatacggaccgtaaagtggtttacggcccgtaaactgtgtccgcaaatcaccatgtctcagcctgagtttctggttcggttatgattaaatacgactacgaaggacggtccgtaaactggaatacggaccgtaaaccaagtttacgaccactgtgcacttcaaatcagatttttaagtcattaaataaggggaccaaggcttatttcatttcacttctacatcacaccccttctctctagaacatctctctacatatattccacaagaattcaaggatatttggtgatcaacaacataaatcaagggaatcaagtgtaagaaaaccatcaagatcatccaaggtcaagaaatccaaatggagataaactagggttttgctcaaagtggagtattatcaactaaagcttgttcctacaacatttaaggtaagattcatgatatttctatattgtttaaggtagttaagagttgaaatatttggattgtagaagagtatagaaaaatgagtcatgaatatggaatagtgtcattttgagaaatagtatgaattgagctatgggtcttgatgtattgtgatgtaaatacggtataaatgatgttgagagcatgagatgaacaatgtatgtaaatggacgtcgtgtgtgttaggaccatggttatggatgaattgaatgtaagtctagaaatatggataatgtgaatgagtaatggctattgttatggcatcatgaatttattattgacgtttgggagttgagatacgttatgggggagatgctgtccgattttctctagctttagtcatatatgctagatatcgattctaatgatagtacgacttcaatgaaggtagaaacgctagcattggaggagaacgcgcaagtgtagaatagtgcaacggaaaggtatgtaaggctaacccttctttcataaggcatggttctttggccaaacatctaaatcttctgtaagagtatgatatccttcaattgatttgatcttccgagctagcaagcttacgattcttgatacgctacaatTGTACCAATGTCctcgtataacgagtaagcctaatAAGATgaatgtgacgaatgacgatgatagtgataatgatatcgatgacgataatgatgaagatgatgataatgGCATTGATAATAATGAATTTTATGagttattatgtatatgtatctatgagtGACTATTAtataaccccgagcttatgaggctgggtatgatatgtaaataagtatgtatacgattacgaaacgcgcgcacacctctgcagagggtacggataaccctgacgccttggtagagccaggtagatgtaaccctgaagtcttggtagggccaggtacgagtaaccttgagccttggttggccaagtatgtatgaaacaccaatcctgtatggtcgggtatgctatgtaaataatgatgtatatgatatgattatgtatatgatatgaatacgaatatgatacgatatgaatgtgaataaaggtgtatatacgaatacgagcacgaATATGGTACAGATGCGAGtgtggatacggatatggatgtatgtacataaatacgTATTAGAGATGGtaagatcctatgtaaggcaagtaagtgccgaTGATGATGACGTTACTATCTCCTACCTCatgttgtttcttatgttgcACATTATGCTTTcctattgatgttgatcatgctttacatactcagtacattcttcgtactgacgtccttttgtttgtggacgctgcgtcatgcccgcaggtgcacagggagacaaacttgaccCGTAGCcgctttctcagagatttcatagcagagctccatttcatttggagccatagcttttgggtacttattattttgtgtatataattatgggcatagcggggtcctgtcccgcttatgtgatatattatattcttcttagaggctcgtagacatgtgtatatggttagatgtgtctgccttgtcggcctatattttgtgtatcattttgatagccttgtcggctcacgtacattgatgtggcataaatgccaatgatgatctaaagatgttgtcgtccaatgggactagcgtgattgatgaaaagaaatgtatgttttactatgtggctcactgatacgctcaaattacacctattaatggtataacgcggacgttgtcaaatatagtaaccaacaaggttggggtcgaatcccacagagaacaatatgtaggcgatttaagcagattaggaattatcagtaacaatagctagaccgaacgcatcaatggtggtttttgataaggttttgataaaatacggaaatataaattctactctagaaagcaaataaattgatcaatggcaacaagaatggaataaaggaaactacttctcaagtaacgatccaatatatttcatgaattataaataatagcaagttt
Encoded here:
- the LOC132606581 gene encoding B3 domain-containing transcription repressor VAL1-like encodes the protein MGSMICMNELCRAATTSSEWKKGWGFKSGGFAKLCYNCGSAFENLVFCETFHLDESGWRECRTCRKRIHCGCIASKYLYEYLDYGGVACKNCASHLDGHSIRPIQIPGDDHPNGSLGSRSAHPLGVENKMDENDFDRRRTMRLSKPVENSEPGQLFQTQKNDTKPETMLPIGNVNTCFSNLNQQPIGASLFGKPDNERPSQGVKDMYEPINQPSLNFSLSTPMGTSSSGQQPFPGGDVEGREQSKNSPFQQGQRARHILPKPPKASPNSGSESNKGMASQARIARPPAEGRGGRNQLLPRYWPRITDQELQKLSGDLKSTIVPLFEKVLSASDAGRIGRLVLPKACAEAYFPPINQSEGLPIRIQDIKGKEWTFQFRFWPNNNSRMYVLEGVTPCIQNMQLQAGDTVIFSRIDPGGKLVMGFRKATNNVDMQDSQTPLLPNGNGSAETSFSGMTENFPNGGRTSDDSVKMSEKKKARNIGSKNKRLLMHADDAMELRITWEESQELLRPPPTAKPTIVVIEDCEFEEYEEPPIFGKRTIFTTRSSGDQEQWAQCDSCSKWRRLPVHVLLPAKWTCSDNIWDSRRCSCAAPDEINPRELEALFRSGKDSKRRKLVENNEDCEPSGLDALATLAVLGDNIGDLGESSVGATTKHPRHRPGCSCIVCIQPPSGKGKHQPTCKCNVCLTVKRRFKTLMLRKKKKQSEREAELAQAKDQVPPKDGSETEGASGIELLQMNHSENEHMNLSENEKNSNGDQTEEFGAGKGQLDLNCHPNRDDDMLVEATAGMSITSLVNAANLPLEYLTQNGLESLGNSLLSQAAGESDGGNHTDNGFVKTADAEPESKGDEG